Proteins co-encoded in one Bradyrhizobium sp. 170 genomic window:
- the rlmH gene encoding 23S rRNA (pseudouridine(1915)-N(3))-methyltransferase RlmH — protein sequence MRLVVVSIGRLKQGPEQELAERYRERFEDIGRKLGFRGLAIHEIPESRARDTATRISEEAAAIAAAIPEKSVLVALDEHGKSIDSATFARQLGDWRDQGIANTIFAIGGADGLSPDLQRKAKLRIAFGSATWPHQMVRVMLLEQIYRAATILAGHPYHRA from the coding sequence ATGCGCCTTGTCGTGGTCTCAATCGGCCGGCTGAAGCAGGGCCCGGAGCAGGAGCTGGCCGAACGCTATCGTGAGCGCTTCGAGGACATCGGCCGCAAGCTCGGCTTTCGCGGCCTCGCGATCCATGAAATTCCGGAAAGCCGCGCGCGCGACACCGCGACCCGGATATCGGAGGAAGCCGCGGCGATTGCGGCGGCGATACCGGAGAAATCCGTGCTGGTGGCGCTGGACGAGCACGGCAAGAGCATCGATAGCGCGACCTTCGCGCGGCAGCTCGGCGATTGGCGGGATCAAGGGATCGCCAACACAATTTTCGCGATCGGAGGCGCGGACGGACTTTCGCCCGATTTGCAGCGCAAGGCTAAATTACGCATTGCGTTCGGCTCGGCGACCTGGCCGCATCAAATGGTCCGCGTCATGCTTCTTGAACAGATTTACCGGGCTGCGACCATCCTGGCCGGCCACCCCTACCATCGCGCCTAG
- the rsfS gene encoding ribosome silencing factor, with protein sequence MKAQPDADKTLNMILSRLDDMKAEETVTIDLRGKSAFSDYMIVTTGRANRHVGAIAENVTKTLKESGIKNIHVEGLPNCDWVLIDSGDVVVHVFRPEVREFYNLERLWAQNPAAAAI encoded by the coding sequence TTGAAGGCGCAACCCGACGCCGACAAGACGCTGAATATGATCCTCTCCCGCCTCGACGATATGAAGGCGGAAGAAACGGTCACCATCGACCTTCGCGGCAAATCCGCCTTTTCCGATTACATGATCGTCACCACGGGCCGGGCCAACCGGCATGTCGGCGCGATTGCGGAAAACGTCACGAAAACCCTGAAGGAAAGCGGCATCAAGAACATCCATGTCGAGGGCTTGCCCAATTGCGACTGGGTGCTGATCGATTCCGGCGATGTGGTCGTGCACGTGTTCAGACCCGAGGTGCGCGAATTCTACAATCTCGAAAGGTTGTGGGCGCAAAACCCGGCGGCGGCGGCGATCTGA
- a CDS encoding nicotinate-nucleotide adenylyltransferase — MQSQSAAQAIPFHTNGMRIGLLGGSFNPPHAAHRAISLFALKRLKLDRVWWLLTPGNPLKDNGRLHGLAERVDAALDVADDPRIDVSCLEAVIGTRYTVDTIIHLRRRISGVHFVWIMGADNLAQFHRWQNWRRIAAEVPIAVIDRPPQSFRALAAPAAQALARYRLPENQATRLADQHAPAWAFLTGLKLDMSSTGLRNPDGSWKAKK; from the coding sequence ATGCAATCGCAATCGGCCGCGCAAGCCATCCCCTTCCATACTAACGGCATGCGCATAGGCCTGCTCGGCGGTTCGTTCAATCCGCCGCACGCGGCGCATCGCGCCATCAGCCTGTTTGCGCTCAAGCGCCTGAAGCTCGATCGCGTCTGGTGGCTGCTGACGCCGGGCAATCCGCTCAAGGACAACGGCCGGCTGCATGGCCTTGCCGAACGCGTCGATGCCGCGCTTGATGTGGCCGACGATCCGCGCATCGACGTCAGTTGTCTCGAAGCTGTCATCGGCACCAGATACACTGTCGACACGATCATCCATTTGCGCCGCCGCATTTCTGGCGTGCACTTCGTCTGGATCATGGGCGCTGACAATCTCGCGCAATTTCATCGTTGGCAAAACTGGCGGCGCATCGCCGCAGAGGTGCCGATTGCGGTGATCGATCGTCCGCCGCAGAGTTTTCGGGCCCTTGCCGCACCGGCCGCGCAGGCCTTGGCACGCTATCGGCTGCCCGAGAATCAGGCGACCCGGCTAGCAGATCAGCACGCTCCCGCCTGGGCTTTCCTGACCGGACTGAAACTGGACATGTCGTCCACCGGCTTGCGGAACCCGGACGGGAGCTGGAAGGCAAAGAAGTGA
- a CDS encoding glutamate-5-semialdehyde dehydrogenase, whose amino-acid sequence MTAPLKAIDGNADLPALMTDLATQARAAARVLALAPPEQKDRALEAIERAIRANAAKILAANAEDVAEVRAGGATSAFIDRLTLTPARIASMADGVATVRGIPDPVGTVTESWQRPNGMTIERVRVPLGVIGVIFESRPNVAADAGVLCLKAGNAVILRGGSDSFRSCRAIHDCLAQGLREAGLPEAAITLVPTRDRAAVGLMLSGLNGGIDVIVPRGGKSLVARVEAEARVPVFAHLEGINHVYVDRTANLEMAKSIVLNAKMRRTGVCGAAETLLVDRAAASTALKPLVEMLIESGCEVRGDDAVQKIDARVKPATDDDWDTEYLDAIIAARVVDGVDGAIAHIQNHGSRHTDAIVAEDTKAAAKFLSEVDSAIVLHNASTQFADGGEFGFGAEIGIATGKFHARGPVGAEQLTSFKYRVHGTGQTRP is encoded by the coding sequence ATGACCGCGCCTCTCAAGGCAATCGACGGCAACGCCGATCTGCCCGCTTTGATGACCGACCTCGCCACCCAGGCGCGCGCCGCCGCGCGGGTGCTGGCGTTGGCGCCGCCGGAGCAGAAGGATCGCGCGCTGGAGGCGATCGAGCGGGCAATCCGCGCCAACGCGGCAAAGATCCTCGCGGCCAATGCCGAAGACGTCGCGGAAGTACGCGCCGGCGGCGCGACCTCGGCCTTCATCGATCGCCTGACGCTGACGCCAGCCCGGATCGCTTCCATGGCCGACGGCGTAGCCACGGTGCGCGGCATCCCCGATCCGGTCGGCACCGTTACCGAAAGCTGGCAGCGGCCGAACGGCATGACCATCGAGCGCGTGCGCGTGCCGCTCGGCGTGATCGGCGTGATCTTCGAGAGCCGTCCCAATGTCGCGGCTGACGCCGGTGTGCTGTGCCTGAAGGCCGGCAACGCCGTGATCCTGCGCGGCGGCTCCGACAGTTTCCGTTCCTGTCGCGCGATCCATGACTGTCTGGCGCAGGGCCTGCGCGAGGCGGGCCTGCCGGAAGCCGCGATCACGCTGGTGCCGACGCGCGACCGTGCGGCGGTTGGCCTGATGCTCTCCGGCCTGAACGGCGGCATCGACGTCATCGTGCCGCGTGGCGGCAAGAGCCTGGTGGCGCGCGTCGAGGCGGAAGCGCGCGTGCCGGTGTTTGCGCATCTCGAAGGTATCAACCACGTCTATGTCGATCGCACTGCCAATCTCGAGATGGCCAAGTCGATCGTGCTGAACGCCAAGATGCGCCGGACCGGCGTCTGCGGTGCGGCCGAAACCCTGCTGGTCGATCGCGCGGCTGCTTCGACCGCGCTGAAGCCGCTGGTCGAGATGCTGATCGAATCCGGCTGCGAGGTGCGCGGCGACGACGCCGTGCAGAAGATCGATGCGCGGGTGAAGCCGGCAACCGACGATGACTGGGACACCGAGTATCTCGACGCCATCATCGCCGCGCGCGTCGTCGACGGCGTCGACGGGGCGATCGCGCATATCCAGAACCACGGCTCGCGCCACACCGACGCGATCGTGGCCGAGGATACCAAGGCCGCCGCGAAATTCCTCAGCGAGGTCGATTCCGCGATCGTGCTGCACAACGCCTCGACGCAGTTTGCCGACGGCGGCGAGTTCGGCTTTGGCGCGGAGATCGGGATTGCCACCGGCAAATTCCACGCCCGCGGCCCGGTCGGCGCCGAGCAACTGACGAGCTTCAAATATCGCGTTCACGGCACCGGGCAGACGCGGCCGTGA
- the proB gene encoding glutamate 5-kinase, with the protein MKRPALKNFRRIVVKVGSSLLIDSHAGEVRSAWLSALAADIAKLHGEGRDVLVVSSGSIALGRSRLKLPRGPLKLEESQGAAAVGQIALARIWSEVLGAHGIGAGQILVTLQDTEERRRYLNARSTIAKLLEWRAVPVINENDTVATNEIRYGDNDRLAARVATMASADLLILLSDIDGLYDAPPGANPNAKLIPIVESVTSEIEGMAGAAESELSRGGMFTKIEAAKIATTSGTHMLIASGKIEHPLQAIADGGRCTWFLTPANPVTARKRWIAGSLEPKGTLTIDAGAVAALRAGKSLLPAGVIRIEGQFARGDAVVVRGPDTHEIGRGLVAYDAEDAEKIKGRSSPDVMAILGISGRAEMIHRDDLVVGPAGTIPAK; encoded by the coding sequence ATGAAACGCCCCGCGCTCAAAAACTTTCGCCGCATCGTCGTCAAGGTCGGCTCCTCGCTCCTGATCGACTCCCATGCGGGCGAGGTCCGCTCGGCGTGGCTGTCGGCGCTGGCAGCCGATATCGCCAAGCTGCACGGCGAAGGCCGTGACGTCCTGGTGGTCTCGTCCGGCTCGATTGCGCTGGGGCGCAGCCGCCTGAAATTGCCGCGCGGTCCCTTGAAGCTCGAGGAGAGCCAGGGTGCCGCCGCGGTGGGGCAGATCGCGCTGGCGCGGATCTGGTCGGAAGTGCTCGGGGCTCACGGCATCGGCGCCGGACAGATTTTGGTGACGCTGCAGGACACCGAGGAGCGTCGGCGCTATCTCAACGCCCGCTCGACCATCGCCAAATTGCTGGAATGGCGCGCGGTGCCCGTGATCAACGAGAACGACACGGTGGCCACCAACGAAATCCGCTATGGCGACAACGATCGCCTCGCCGCGCGCGTCGCCACCATGGCCAGCGCGGATCTCCTGATCCTGTTGTCCGATATCGATGGCCTCTATGACGCGCCGCCCGGCGCCAATCCCAACGCCAAACTGATTCCGATCGTCGAGTCCGTCACCTCGGAGATCGAAGGCATGGCGGGCGCGGCCGAATCCGAACTGTCGCGCGGGGGCATGTTCACCAAGATCGAAGCGGCGAAGATCGCGACGACGTCGGGCACGCATATGCTGATCGCGTCGGGCAAGATCGAGCATCCGCTGCAGGCGATCGCTGACGGCGGGCGCTGCACCTGGTTCCTGACACCCGCCAATCCCGTCACCGCGCGAAAACGCTGGATCGCGGGCTCGCTGGAGCCGAAAGGCACGCTGACCATCGATGCCGGCGCGGTCGCCGCATTGCGCGCAGGCAAAAGCCTGCTGCCGGCCGGCGTGATCCGGATCGAGGGCCAGTTCGCCCGCGGCGATGCGGTCGTGGTGCGCGGCCCCGACACCCATGAGATCGGGCGCGGCTTGGTGGCCTACGACGCCGAGGATGCGGAGAAGATCAAAGGCCGGTCCTCGCCGGACGTGATGGCCATTTTGGGCATTAGCGGCCGGGCGGAGATGATCCACCGGGATGATCTGGTGGTGGGGCCGGCCGGGACCATTCCGGCCAAATAG
- the obgE gene encoding GTPase ObgE — MKFLDEAKVYIRSGDGGNGCVAFRREKFIEFGGPSGGNGGRGGDVIVEVVDGLNTLIDYRYQQHFKAPKGTNGMGKDRHGANGKSIVLKVPVGTQIFDEDRETLIHDFTELGEKFVLAEGGNGGFGNAHFKSSTNRTPRNANPGQPGDERWIWLRLKLIADAGLVGLPNAGKSTFLSVVSAAKPKIADYPFTTLHPQLGVVSAQGREFVLADIPGLIEGAHEGAGLGDRFLGHVERCRVLLHLIDATCEHAGNAYKTVRTELEAYEGHLAEKIEIVALNKIDAVEPDELKKQRDRLKRAAKKTPLLLSAATGEGVPEALKALVEVIGEAPVSLKAKGGQDPWTPATPPQG, encoded by the coding sequence ATGAAATTCCTTGACGAGGCAAAGGTCTATATCCGCTCCGGCGACGGCGGCAACGGCTGCGTGGCGTTCCGCCGCGAAAAATTCATCGAGTTCGGCGGGCCCTCCGGCGGCAATGGCGGCCGTGGCGGCGACGTCATCGTCGAGGTCGTCGACGGGCTGAACACGCTGATCGACTATCGCTACCAGCAGCACTTCAAGGCGCCGAAGGGCACCAATGGCATGGGCAAGGACCGCCATGGCGCCAACGGCAAATCGATCGTGCTGAAGGTGCCGGTGGGCACCCAGATTTTCGATGAGGATCGCGAAACGCTGATCCACGACTTCACCGAACTCGGCGAAAAATTCGTGCTGGCCGAAGGCGGCAATGGCGGCTTCGGCAACGCGCATTTCAAATCCTCCACCAACCGCACGCCGCGCAACGCCAACCCCGGCCAGCCGGGTGATGAGCGCTGGATCTGGCTGCGGCTGAAACTGATTGCGGACGCCGGCCTCGTCGGCCTGCCCAATGCCGGCAAGTCGACCTTCCTCTCCGTCGTCAGTGCGGCGAAACCGAAGATCGCCGACTATCCGTTCACGACGTTGCATCCGCAGCTCGGCGTCGTGAGCGCGCAGGGCCGCGAATTCGTGCTCGCCGACATTCCCGGACTGATCGAGGGCGCGCATGAAGGCGCGGGGCTGGGCGACAGGTTTCTCGGCCATGTCGAACGCTGCCGCGTGCTGCTGCATCTGATCGACGCCACCTGCGAGCATGCCGGCAACGCCTACAAGACGGTTCGGACCGAACTCGAGGCCTATGAAGGGCATCTCGCCGAGAAGATCGAGATCGTGGCGCTGAACAAGATCGACGCGGTTGAGCCTGACGAATTGAAGAAGCAGCGCGATCGCCTGAAACGCGCCGCGAAGAAGACCCCGCTTTTGCTTTCAGCCGCGACCGGCGAAGGCGTGCCCGAAGCGCTCAAGGCGCTGGTCGAAGTGATCGGCGAGGCCCCGGTTTCGCTCAAGGCCAAGGGCGGCCAGGACCCGTGGACGCCGGCGACGCCGCCGCAGGGCTGA
- a CDS encoding MaoC family dehydratase → MTDFDPSAHRMVSEQRWFEDFVLGERFVIPSRTQTSAVFAAFQTASGDTHPIHYDVEYCRARGMPDLLAHGFQTLVHTAPGAGLFPYIVEESLIGFLEQSSKFLKPVYAGDTIYPALEVTELVPGRSTGVVTLRSTVFNQRKELVLEGMQKFLIRRRPTS, encoded by the coding sequence ATGACCGACTTCGATCCCTCCGCGCATCGCATGGTGAGCGAACAACGCTGGTTCGAGGATTTCGTGCTCGGCGAACGCTTCGTGATCCCGAGCCGGACGCAGACCTCGGCGGTGTTCGCCGCGTTCCAGACCGCAAGCGGCGACACCCATCCGATCCATTACGACGTCGAATATTGTCGCGCCCGCGGCATGCCGGACCTGCTCGCGCATGGGTTCCAGACCCTGGTCCACACCGCGCCCGGCGCCGGCCTGTTTCCCTATATCGTTGAGGAATCGCTGATTGGATTCCTCGAACAATCGAGCAAGTTCTTGAAGCCCGTCTATGCCGGCGACACCATCTATCCCGCGCTCGAAGTGACCGAACTCGTCCCCGGCCGCAGCACCGGCGTGGTGACGCTGCGCTCGACCGTGTTCAACCAGCGAAAAGAACTGGTGCTGGAGGGGATGCAGAAATTTCTCATCCGCCGGCGGCCGACCTCATAA
- a CDS encoding DMT family transporter, whose protein sequence is MSLFAKISTYDERSARLAGIGLMLLSIFMFSFGDALGKFMVATYSVGQLLWLRACAALLVLLPVIWRQRAEFSRIERPWLQLLRVTLSTLEVAAFFLATVYLPLADVITYYLASPIFVTALSGIVLGERVGWRRWTAILIGFCGVLIALRPSTQTVSWPAMIALGGSLSFAFLMLITRSLRATPDIVLTTSQFGGTFLLGALMSPIGWVAPTIGSLGLFAAAGIISVVALLCINRSLKLAPASVVVPYQYSMIVWAVIFGFVVWGDVPSLSTIIGAAIIIGAGFYIFLREQKLGREETVVNPPA, encoded by the coding sequence ATGAGCCTCTTCGCCAAAATCTCCACCTACGACGAGCGTTCCGCGCGGCTGGCCGGCATCGGGCTGATGCTGCTGTCGATCTTCATGTTCTCGTTCGGCGATGCGCTCGGGAAATTCATGGTCGCGACCTATTCGGTCGGGCAGTTGCTGTGGTTGCGCGCCTGCGCAGCGTTGCTGGTGCTGTTGCCGGTGATCTGGAGGCAGCGCGCCGAATTTTCTCGCATCGAACGGCCGTGGCTGCAGCTCTTGCGCGTGACGCTGTCGACGCTCGAAGTCGCCGCCTTCTTCCTCGCCACCGTCTATCTGCCGCTCGCCGACGTCATCACCTATTATCTGGCCTCGCCGATTTTCGTTACCGCGCTGTCCGGCATCGTGCTCGGCGAGCGCGTCGGCTGGCGGCGCTGGACCGCGATCCTGATCGGGTTCTGCGGCGTGCTGATTGCACTGCGCCCGTCCACGCAAACCGTGAGCTGGCCTGCGATGATCGCACTCGGCGGCAGCCTGTCGTTTGCGTTTCTGATGCTGATCACCCGCTCGCTGCGGGCGACGCCGGATATCGTGCTGACGACGTCGCAATTCGGCGGCACGTTTCTGCTCGGCGCGCTGATGTCACCGATCGGCTGGGTGGCGCCCACAATCGGCAGTCTGGGCCTGTTCGCCGCGGCGGGCATTATTTCCGTCGTTGCGCTGCTATGCATCAACCGCTCGCTGAAACTGGCGCCGGCCAGCGTCGTGGTGCCGTATCAATATTCGATGATCGTATGGGCGGTGATCTTCGGCTTTGTGGTGTGGGGCGACGTGCCGTCGCTCTCGACCATCATCGGTGCGGCCATCATCATCGGCGCCGGTTTCTATATCTTCCTGCGCGAACAGAAGCTCGGGCGCGAGGAAACGGTGGTCAATCCGCCGGCGTAG
- a CDS encoding GNAT family N-acetyltransferase — translation MLQDIPIPTPVLREASSCVLETERLTLRRPTLADVKAIAHLANDRRIAENTRRLPHPYLQDHAVEFVRATSTDNTETVFLIEQNYSPVGMVGIDRSERDAPELGYWLGVAHWGQGFGTEAARAVIDFFFEEFDAEHLISGARVANPASRNILEKCGFQWSGVELHRFEALGSSTPVDRFRLTRGVWSSLKNWGSSTRRAR, via the coding sequence ATGTTGCAGGACATCCCGATCCCAACGCCGGTCTTGCGTGAAGCAAGTAGCTGCGTCCTCGAGACCGAACGGCTGACGTTGCGCCGGCCGACGCTCGCGGACGTAAAAGCGATTGCGCATCTCGCCAACGATCGCCGCATTGCGGAAAACACCCGCCGCCTGCCGCACCCCTATCTGCAGGACCACGCGGTCGAATTCGTGCGCGCGACATCCACCGATAACACCGAGACCGTGTTCCTGATCGAACAGAACTATTCGCCCGTCGGCATGGTCGGCATCGACCGCAGCGAACGGGACGCGCCGGAGCTCGGCTACTGGCTCGGCGTCGCGCATTGGGGCCAGGGCTTCGGCACCGAAGCCGCGCGTGCGGTGATCGATTTCTTCTTCGAGGAGTTCGATGCCGAACACCTGATTTCGGGCGCCCGCGTCGCCAATCCGGCCTCGCGCAACATCCTGGAGAAATGCGGCTTCCAGTGGAGCGGCGTCGAGCTGCACCGCTTCGAGGCGCTGGGATCCTCGACCCCCGTCGACCGCTTCCGCCTGACGCGCGGTGTGTGGTCGTCGCTGAAGAACTGGGGGAGTTCGACGCGGAGAGCGCGGTAA
- the rpmA gene encoding 50S ribosomal protein L27 → MAHKKAGGSSRNGRDSAGKRLGIKAYGGEHVIPGNIIARQRGTTWHPGLNVGMGTDHTLFAKVEGHVEFRAKANGRTFVSVVPMAEAAE, encoded by the coding sequence ATGGCTCACAAAAAAGCAGGCGGTTCATCGCGAAACGGACGCGATTCAGCGGGCAAGCGCCTGGGCATCAAGGCCTATGGCGGCGAGCACGTGATTCCCGGCAACATTATCGCGCGTCAGCGCGGCACCACCTGGCATCCCGGCCTTAATGTCGGCATGGGCACCGACCATACTCTCTTCGCCAAGGTCGAAGGTCATGTCGAATTCCGTGCAAAAGCCAACGGTCGCACGTTCGTCTCGGTAGTTCCGATGGCTGAAGCGGCCGAATAG
- the rplU gene encoding 50S ribosomal protein L21, whose translation MFAVIKTGGRQYRVVPDDVLEIGKIAGDVGTIVQLGEVLVVGGDTPVLGTPTVAGATVAAEVLDHKRGPKVIAFKKRRRKNSRRKRGYRDEITVLRITEILTDNAKPSIGPRPKREKVVAPAAEGDDEAPKAAKKAPAKKAAAKPAAKKAPAKKAAAKGKSDK comes from the coding sequence ATGTTCGCAGTCATCAAAACCGGCGGCCGGCAATACCGCGTCGTTCCGGATGATGTGCTCGAGATAGGCAAGATCGCCGGCGATGTCGGTACGATCGTGCAGCTTGGTGAAGTTCTGGTGGTCGGCGGTGACACGCCGGTGCTGGGCACGCCGACGGTGGCAGGCGCTACCGTTGCGGCCGAAGTGCTGGACCACAAGCGCGGCCCGAAGGTGATCGCGTTCAAGAAGCGTCGCCGCAAGAATTCGCGCCGCAAGCGCGGCTATCGCGACGAGATCACGGTGCTTCGCATCACCGAGATCCTGACTGATAACGCCAAACCTTCGATCGGCCCGCGGCCGAAGAGGGAAAAGGTCGTAGCGCCCGCCGCTGAGGGCGACGACGAGGCACCGAAGGCCGCCAAGAAGGCGCCCGCCAAAAAGGCTGCGGCAAAACCCGCCGCAAAGAAGGCCCCGGCCAAGAAGGCCGCCGCGAAGGGCAAGAGCGACAAGTGA
- a CDS encoding ROK family protein, with protein MAEDTITTTGIARHGATRLPSVEVDSFNIELKDDEGFLGDRASKGAFRKILDGLRKPLKKNGDDPLGKKPAGEIAKTELDEALIGDDIGAAALVHGAIEEFAQELAYVTGRFLKTKAWADTERIVVGGGFRQSRVGELAIARTNIILKAEDFDVDLVPIRFHPDDAGLIGTLHLAPSWIFEGHDSILGVDIGGTNIRCGVVETRWKKAPDLSKADVWKSQLWRHADDEPTREGAVKRLVTMLKDLITAAETEGLKLAPFIGIACPGVIDADGSIEKGAQNLPGNWESSKFNLPASLVEAIPQIGDHDTAVLMHNDAVVQGLSEVPFMQDVERWGVLTIGTGLGNARFTNRRKDSGKDDKKTKKGKD; from the coding sequence ATGGCAGAGGACACCATAACGACCACGGGCATCGCCCGCCACGGCGCCACCCGCCTGCCATCGGTCGAGGTCGACAGTTTCAACATTGAACTCAAGGATGACGAAGGCTTTCTCGGCGACCGCGCCAGCAAGGGGGCCTTCCGCAAGATCCTGGACGGCTTGCGCAAGCCGCTGAAGAAAAACGGCGACGATCCCTTAGGGAAAAAGCCTGCCGGCGAGATCGCCAAGACCGAGCTCGACGAGGCGCTGATTGGCGACGATATCGGCGCCGCGGCCCTGGTGCACGGTGCGATCGAGGAATTCGCCCAGGAGCTGGCCTATGTGACCGGGCGGTTTCTCAAGACCAAGGCGTGGGCCGATACCGAGCGCATCGTGGTCGGCGGCGGTTTCCGGCAGAGCCGTGTCGGCGAGCTCGCCATCGCCCGCACCAACATCATCCTCAAGGCGGAAGATTTCGACGTCGATCTGGTGCCGATCCGCTTTCATCCCGATGACGCCGGCCTGATCGGCACGCTGCATTTGGCGCCGTCGTGGATTTTCGAGGGCCATGACAGCATCCTTGGCGTCGATATCGGCGGCACCAACATCCGCTGCGGCGTCGTGGAGACGCGCTGGAAGAAGGCGCCCGACCTTTCCAAGGCCGACGTCTGGAAGTCCCAGTTGTGGCGGCATGCCGACGACGAGCCGACGCGCGAAGGCGCGGTGAAGCGGCTGGTCACGATGCTGAAGGATTTGATCACGGCGGCCGAAACCGAAGGCCTGAAGCTCGCGCCCTTTATCGGTATCGCCTGTCCCGGCGTGATCGACGCGGACGGCTCGATCGAAAAGGGTGCGCAGAACCTGCCGGGCAACTGGGAGAGCAGCAAGTTCAACCTGCCCGCAAGCCTGGTGGAAGCGATTCCGCAGATCGGCGATCACGATACCGCCGTGCTGATGCACAATGACGCCGTGGTGCAGGGCCTGTCCGAAGTTCCCTTCATGCAGGACGTCGAACGCTGGGGCGTATTGACCATCGGCACCGGGCTTGGCAATGCGCGCTTCACCAATCGGCGCAAGGACAGCGGCAAGGACGACAAGAAGACGAAAAAGGGCAAGGATTAA
- a CDS encoding alpha/beta hydrolase: MEHLTVQANGAALHVARMGAGRPLLLLHGWPEFWLTWEPVMTRLADRFTLYAPDLRGFGDSDKPEGLFGPDQQAADMLALMDALGLAQAGIVGHDVGGALMQPLARRAPGRIAGLFFFDFVYPGVGPRMAEPERLNNIWYQSFHQMEMAPALVGASRESCRLYIGHFLKAWSHRKHVFDDQLEAFTDNFLKDGNLAGGFAHYRAAHAGRIRMMKGEAPALPPIDVPTCVRWAEHDPLFPYEWTDRLGETFTNLDLAMFRDVGHFPHREDPDRAASDIAAFFARIGWS; the protein is encoded by the coding sequence ATGGAGCATTTGACGGTTCAGGCCAATGGCGCGGCGCTTCACGTGGCCCGCATGGGGGCCGGGCGCCCGCTGCTGTTACTGCATGGCTGGCCCGAATTCTGGCTGACGTGGGAGCCGGTGATGACGCGGCTTGCCGATCGCTTCACGCTATATGCTCCCGACCTGCGCGGCTTCGGCGACAGCGACAAGCCGGAAGGGCTGTTCGGACCCGACCAGCAGGCCGCCGACATGCTGGCGTTGATGGATGCACTTGGCCTGGCCCAAGCCGGCATCGTCGGTCACGATGTCGGCGGTGCATTGATGCAGCCGCTGGCGCGGCGGGCGCCGGGGCGCATCGCCGGACTGTTTTTCTTCGATTTCGTCTATCCGGGAGTCGGGCCCCGGATGGCGGAGCCGGAGCGCCTCAACAACATCTGGTATCAATCCTTTCACCAGATGGAGATGGCGCCTGCCCTCGTCGGCGCGAGCCGCGAAAGCTGCCGGCTCTATATCGGGCATTTCCTGAAAGCCTGGTCGCATCGCAAGCACGTCTTTGACGATCAACTCGAGGCCTTCACCGATAATTTCCTCAAGGACGGAAACCTCGCCGGTGGCTTCGCGCATTACCGCGCAGCCCATGCCGGCCGGATCAGGATGATGAAGGGTGAAGCGCCGGCGCTACCGCCGATCGACGTGCCGACCTGCGTTCGCTGGGCCGAGCATGATCCGCTGTTTCCCTATGAATGGACCGACCGGCTCGGCGAGACCTTCACAAATCTCGATCTCGCGATGTTTAGGGATGTCGGTCACTTTCCCCATCGCGAGGATCCCGATCGCGCAGCATCTGACATCGCGGCGTTCTTTGCGCGCATCGGCTGGAGTTGA
- a CDS encoding ABC transporter ATP-binding protein, whose amino-acid sequence MTEVALQAVELVRRIEGAVSHTLVNGIDLAVNKGEFVAITGPSGSGKSSLLYLLGLLDAPSEGEVIICGQPTSKLSESDRADVRLTKCGFVFQFHFLLPEFTSLDNVLLPMRAAGTMAEAQMRERGLALLDSLGLAEHANKRPNALSGGQRQRVAIARALANRPEIIVADEPTGALDTASTEQVFSILRNIADQGQTVVVVTHDPALAARADRRIHIVDGKIAEITERGGGGELVCAAVS is encoded by the coding sequence ATGACCGAGGTCGCTTTGCAGGCGGTGGAGCTGGTTCGCCGCATCGAGGGCGCTGTTTCGCACACCCTCGTCAACGGGATCGATCTTGCGGTGAACAAGGGCGAATTCGTCGCCATTACCGGGCCGTCGGGATCGGGCAAATCGTCGCTGCTCTATCTCCTGGGCCTGCTCGATGCGCCCAGCGAAGGCGAGGTCATCATCTGCGGTCAGCCGACCTCGAAATTATCGGAATCGGACAGGGCCGATGTCCGCCTGACCAAATGCGGCTTCGTGTTCCAGTTTCATTTCCTGCTGCCGGAGTTCACCTCGCTCGACAATGTGCTGCTGCCGATGCGTGCCGCGGGCACGATGGCTGAAGCCCAGATGCGCGAGCGCGGCCTTGCTCTCCTCGACTCGCTTGGACTTGCCGAGCACGCCAACAAGCGCCCCAACGCGCTCTCCGGCGGCCAGCGCCAGCGCGTCGCCATCGCCCGCGCGCTGGCCAACCGCCCCGAGATCATTGTCGCCGACGAGCCGACCGGCGCACTCGATACCGCATCGACGGAACAAGTGTTCTCGATCCTCCGCAACATCGCGGACCAGGGCCAGACCGTGGTCGTGGTGACCCACGATCCAGCGCTCGCCGCCCGCGCCGACCGCCGCATCCACATCGTCGACGGCAAGATCGCGGAGATCACCGAACGGGGTGGTGGCGGCGAGCTGGTTTGTGCGGCGGTGAGTTGA